In Bacteroidota bacterium, a single window of DNA contains:
- a CDS encoding PorT family protein — protein sequence MRFIIFPLLILLSLSIDVFGQQDLGVKANIGLSRIVTNFDFPDPARKKLQFAPSGQAGLYYSKKIKEKTSFGAELLFVQIEDKMHVETPMPDNQGNYTGEFITNKYYKHLSYMALPVYYGININKISVNAGLQFLLLITSNGRQKGEMNYNGEVISWDNNHGKLNIDRYDFGPRAGIIYKITEKFDIEANYYQGINNIINNSLQSYFRWRNQQLTIGMRYKFLNPIK from the coding sequence ATGAGGTTCATTATATTTCCATTACTAATTTTATTGTCTTTAAGTATTGACGTTTTTGGACAGCAGGACTTGGGTGTAAAAGCAAATATCGGATTAAGCCGTATTGTTACAAACTTTGATTTTCCTGATCCAGCCCGGAAAAAATTGCAATTTGCACCCTCGGGACAGGCGGGATTGTATTACTCAAAAAAGATAAAAGAAAAAACATCCTTTGGTGCTGAACTATTATTTGTACAAATTGAAGATAAAATGCATGTTGAAACTCCAATGCCAGATAATCAAGGCAATTACACTGGTGAATTTATTACAAATAAATATTACAAGCATCTTTCTTATATGGCGCTTCCAGTTTATTACGGAATAAATATCAATAAAATTTCAGTTAATGCAGGTCTTCAATTCCTGTTATTAATAACAAGTAATGGCAGGCAAAAAGGGGAAATGAATTACAACGGAGAGGTAATAAGTTGGGACAATAATCACGGGAAATTAAATATTGACCGTTATGATTTTGGGCCAAGGGCCGGGATTATATATAAAATAACAGAAAAGTTTGATATAGAGGCAAATTACTATCAGGGGATCAATAATATTATTAACAATTCTTTGCAATCTTATTTTAGATGGAGAAATCAGCAATTGACTATTGGCATGAGGTACAAATTTTTAAACCCAATTAAATAA
- a CDS encoding Abi family protein: protein MSKKPFSKPFLSYLGQVEILKNRGLIIENEQKALHVLENISYYRLSGYWYPLLENKKEHKFKTTAKFLRKALKFAWQKIREKELI from the coding sequence ATGAGTAAAAAGCCATTTTCAAAGCCATTTTTATCATATTTAGGCCAGGTAGAGATATTAAAAAATAGAGGACTGATAATAGAAAATGAGCAAAAAGCCCTTCATGTTTTAGAGAATATCAGTTATTATAGATTAAGCGGATACTGGTATCCATTATTAGAAAATAAAAAAGAACATAAATTTAAGACTACTGCAAAATTTTTACGCAAAGCTTTAAAGTTTGCGTGGCAAAAAATTCGGGAAAAAGAATTAATTTAG
- a CDS encoding MBL fold metallo-hydrolase, which yields MSLFISSLNSGSNGNCYYIGNEKEAILVDAGISCRETEKRMARLGLSMEKVKAIFISHEHSDHIRGLKVLSKKHRLAVFITPPTLKSSKLILDLELVQTFKAYEPVAIGGLSITAFPKYHDASDPHSFIVSGNGVNIGVITDVGASCKHVIQNFKLCNAAFLEANYDVEMLEKGRYPLNLKRRISGGRGHLSNKQALAILMKHKPKFMSHLFLSHLSQDNNCPKLVNELFVKHAPKLQVVVASRYKETDVYKIVKGRFQESIPSGETQSPVQLSLF from the coding sequence ATGTCACTTTTCATTAGCTCATTAAATTCAGGCAGCAATGGTAATTGCTATTACATAGGCAATGAAAAGGAGGCAATACTTGTGGATGCAGGAATATCATGCAGGGAAACTGAAAAACGCATGGCGAGGCTGGGACTGTCCATGGAGAAGGTAAAAGCAATTTTTATTTCCCATGAACATTCTGATCATATTCGAGGACTTAAGGTTTTGTCCAAAAAGCATCGGCTTGCTGTTTTTATAACCCCTCCAACATTAAAATCCAGTAAACTTATATTGGATCTTGAATTAGTGCAAACATTCAAAGCATATGAGCCTGTAGCAATTGGCGGGCTTTCCATTACCGCATTTCCAAAATATCATGATGCCAGCGATCCACATAGTTTTATTGTTTCCGGTAATGGGGTAAACATTGGAGTTATAACTGATGTAGGGGCTTCTTGCAAGCATGTTATTCAAAATTTTAAGCTGTGTAATGCTGCTTTTTTAGAAGCAAATTATGATGTTGAAATGCTTGAAAAAGGCAGGTATCCCCTTAATTTAAAAAGACGCATAAGTGGAGGAAGAGGCCATTTATCAAATAAGCAAGCCCTGGCTATTTTAATGAAACATAAGCCCAAATTTATGAGTCATTTGTTTTTATCTCATCTTTCACAAGATAACAACTGCCCAAAACTTGTAAATGAGCTGTTTGTAAAACATGCTCCAAAGCTACAGGTTGTTGTTGCATCACGATATAAGGAAACGGATGTTTATAAAATAGTGAAAGGGCGTTTTCAAGAATCAATCCCAAGTGGGGAAACCCAAAGCCCTGTTCAATTGTCTTTATTTTAG
- a CDS encoding AI-2E family transporter, which yields METQTLNYPPYVKLALTLLSLSIIILVLYFGQSVLIPLFLALLFAIILRPVVVFFNAKLKLPHVIAVLVSVVLFVILIATIILFISWQISYITEDWNKIQKNFSNHYEHIQHWIKQRYHVSYYKQKNYIQQVTQSTMNGNNTLVGNTLSSFTDTIINIILTPIYTFLILLYRNLFIQFLSSIVSQKNEQKLIDVLINIKTVVQSYIVGLLLEMGVVGILTTSGLMLLGVQYAVLLGVITAMLNLIPYIGIFTAVLISILVTLVTSTDPSLIVGILGLNLIVQFIDNNILVPKIVGNKIRINALASMVGIIIGGAIAGIAGMFLAIPIVAILKVIFDRVEPLKPWGKLIGDDMPKTFEWRNILLPDFNLGNSSITEGPQTINDITIDNKTSIS from the coding sequence ATGGAAACTCAAACTTTAAATTACCCGCCTTATGTAAAATTGGCACTCACTCTGTTGAGCTTAAGCATTATTATTCTGGTGCTTTATTTTGGTCAATCTGTTTTAATTCCACTGTTTCTTGCTTTATTGTTTGCAATTATATTAAGGCCAGTGGTGGTTTTTTTTAATGCTAAATTAAAACTCCCACATGTTATTGCAGTTTTGGTATCGGTTGTATTATTTGTAATATTAATTGCCACAATTATTCTGTTTATTTCCTGGCAAATTTCTTATATCACTGAGGATTGGAATAAGATTCAAAAAAATTTTTCAAATCATTATGAACACATTCAGCACTGGATTAAACAACGCTATCATGTAAGCTATTACAAACAGAAAAATTATATCCAACAGGTTACCCAGAGTACAATGAATGGAAACAATACACTTGTAGGCAATACCTTGAGTTCATTCACCGATACCATAATCAATATTATCCTCACTCCTATTTATACATTTCTGATTCTATTGTACAGAAATCTTTTTATACAATTTCTTTCCTCAATAGTTTCTCAAAAAAATGAACAGAAACTCATAGACGTACTTATTAATATAAAAACAGTGGTTCAAAGTTACATTGTTGGATTACTTCTTGAAATGGGCGTTGTTGGTATATTAACAACATCTGGCTTAATGTTATTGGGCGTACAGTATGCAGTATTGCTGGGAGTTATTACTGCCATGCTTAATCTGATTCCCTATATTGGGATTTTTACAGCAGTACTTATTTCAATTCTGGTTACTCTTGTTACTTCAACAGATCCGTCATTAATTGTTGGGATTCTTGGACTAAACCTGATAGTTCAATTTATTGATAATAATATCCTGGTACCCAAAATTGTTGGAAACAAAATACGGATTAATGCCCTGGCATCCATGGTAGGAATTATTATTGGTGGGGCAATTGCAGGAATTGCAGGAATGTTTTTAGCCATTCCAATTGTTGCCATCCTAAAAGTGATTTTCGATCGTGTAGAACCCTTAAAACCCTGGGGAAAATTAATTGGAGATGATATGCCCAAAACATTTGAATGGCGCAATATTCTATTACCCGACTTTAACCTTGGAAACTCAAGTATTACAGAAGGTCCTCAAACCATCAACGACATTACTATTGATAATAAAACCAGTATTTCATAA
- a CDS encoding MCE family protein → MKKTTGNNIRLGILVSTGFILFIAGIYFIGQKENLFSSTFHISGIFKDVSGLQVGNNVRFSGINVGIIESIQQITDSTVKVDMVINENSRHFIKKNAKALIGSDGLMGNKIMLIIPGTPGEKELSDNDFIETSQPVNMDEILLNLKITSENAATITTDFAAIMANISKGNGTIGKLFMDTVFAKNLDQTIKNLQHGTKGFEENMDAAKNSFLLRGSLKRKERKELKEEQKNSNKK, encoded by the coding sequence ATGAAAAAAACAACAGGAAATAATATAAGACTTGGAATACTTGTCTCCACAGGATTTATACTTTTTATAGCAGGAATATACTTTATTGGCCAAAAAGAGAATTTATTCAGCAGCACTTTTCATATAAGTGGAATATTTAAGGATGTTAGCGGACTCCAGGTTGGAAACAATGTGCGATTTTCAGGAATTAATGTAGGAATAATAGAAAGTATACAACAAATTACTGATTCAACTGTAAAGGTAGATATGGTGATTAATGAAAATTCCAGGCATTTTATTAAAAAAAATGCAAAAGCCCTTATTGGCTCAGATGGGTTAATGGGAAATAAAATTATGCTTATAATCCCGGGAACTCCTGGTGAAAAGGAATTATCAGACAATGATTTTATTGAAACATCTCAACCTGTTAATATGGATGAAATTTTACTTAATTTAAAAATAACAAGTGAAAATGCTGCAACAATTACCACTGATTTTGCTGCAATAATGGCCAATATTAGCAAGGGTAATGGAACAATAGGTAAATTATTTATGGATACTGTTTTTGCAAAAAATTTGGACCAAACCATCAAAAATTTACAACATGGGACAAAAGGATTCGAGGAAAATATGGATGCTGCCAAAAACAGTTTTCTATTGCGTGGGTCTTTGAAAAGAAAAGAAAGAAAAGAACTTAAAGAAGAACAAAAGAACAGCAATAAAAAATAA
- a CDS encoding ATP-binding cassette domain-containing protein, which yields METVVEIEHLKKSFGSNDVLKDISLKINKGENLVIFGKSGSGKSVLIKCLIGLIEPDEGKIVVLGETLSGLKGKDLNALRKKVGFLFQSAALYDSMSVRENLEFPLRDLKSKSREEINTLVLDALTNVGLEEAIEKMPSELSGGMKKRVGLARSLILKPEIILYDEPTTGLDPITSKEISKLILEVQKKYNTASIIITHDVECARITANRMVIINEGLCVAEGTFKELSQSKDEWVRSFFE from the coding sequence ATGGAAACTGTTGTAGAAATAGAACACCTGAAAAAATCATTTGGAAGCAATGATGTACTTAAAGACATCAGTTTAAAAATTAATAAAGGTGAAAATCTTGTGATTTTCGGAAAATCAGGAAGCGGAAAATCAGTCCTGATAAAATGCCTTATTGGCCTTATTGAACCAGATGAAGGAAAAATTGTTGTTCTTGGAGAAACATTATCCGGCTTAAAAGGCAAGGATTTAAATGCATTGAGAAAAAAAGTAGGATTTCTTTTTCAAAGTGCCGCACTTTATGACTCTATGAGCGTAAGAGAGAATCTTGAATTTCCTTTACGTGATCTAAAAAGCAAATCAAGAGAAGAAATTAACACTTTGGTTTTAGACGCCCTTACAAATGTTGGCCTGGAAGAAGCAATCGAAAAAATGCCTTCAGAACTTTCAGGTGGAATGAAAAAAAGAGTTGGACTTGCCCGATCTTTAATATTAAAACCCGAAATTATACTATATGACGAGCCTACCACTGGTTTGGATCCTATTACATCAAAAGAAATAAGTAAATTGATTTTAGAGGTGCAAAAAAAATACAATACTGCAAGCATAATAATTACACATGATGTGGAGTGTGCGCGTATTACAGCCAACCGTATGGTAATAATTAATGAAGGATTGTGTGTGGCTGAAGGAACTTTTAAAGAGTTATCACAATCAAAAGATGAATGGGTGCGCTCATTCTTTGAATAA
- a CDS encoding ABC transporter permease — MSQDLKTSGETALKKALVLSKRPSNALKGFFEEIAQLTLFSMRFFREVFVPPYELRELGKQAFLIGYKSFPLVAITGFIMGLVLTIQARPTLSEFGAESWLPAMVAVSIIREIGPVITALIFAGKVGSGIGAELASMKVTEQIDAMEVSGINPFNYIVVTRVLSATLMLPVLVIVADSISLYGSYIGVNLQGDVSFQLFFLQVFEKLSFMDVFPAIIKTFFFGFSIAIISCYKGYNATKGTEGVGQAANSAVVLASLSIFIIDMVAVQITSLLN, encoded by the coding sequence ATGTCACAAGATTTAAAAACATCCGGAGAAACTGCTTTAAAAAAGGCATTGGTGCTTTCAAAGAGGCCCTCAAATGCATTAAAAGGCTTTTTTGAAGAGATTGCACAATTAACCTTGTTTTCAATGCGCTTTTTCCGTGAAGTCTTTGTACCTCCCTATGAATTAAGGGAACTTGGTAAACAAGCTTTTTTAATCGGCTATAAGTCTTTTCCACTTGTAGCCATCACCGGATTTATTATGGGCCTTGTACTAACCATACAAGCCAGGCCAACGCTTTCTGAGTTTGGTGCTGAATCCTGGTTGCCTGCAATGGTTGCGGTTTCTATTATCCGGGAAATCGGACCTGTAATTACTGCACTAATTTTTGCTGGAAAAGTAGGATCGGGTATTGGAGCAGAATTAGCCTCCATGAAAGTAACCGAACAAATTGATGCGATGGAAGTTTCAGGAATAAATCCTTTTAATTATATCGTAGTAACAAGAGTTCTCTCCGCAACGCTTATGCTACCCGTACTGGTAATTGTTGCTGATTCCATTTCCCTTTATGGTTCATATATTGGCGTTAATCTGCAAGGAGATGTAAGTTTTCAGCTTTTCTTTTTACAGGTCTTCGAAAAACTTTCTTTCATGGATGTTTTTCCTGCAATAATTAAAACATTTTTCTTTGGGTTTTCAATTGCTATAATTAGTTGTTATAAAGGGTACAATGCCACCAAGGGAACCGAAGGAGTTGGGCAGGCCGCAAACTCTGCTGTTGTACTCGCTTCATTATCCATATTTATTATTGACATGGTTGCAGTTCAAATAACCAGCCTTTTAAATTGA
- a CDS encoding YtxH domain-containing protein, which translates to MKKSNDNAKLFGALILGAAIGGALGILFAPDKGSETMKKLAAKGDDLAENIKEQLGDILEDVKKEVKSLKEKANGFVENGVAKVEKFKGN; encoded by the coding sequence ATGAAAAAGTCAAACGACAATGCAAAATTATTTGGAGCATTAATATTGGGCGCAGCCATTGGTGGAGCTCTGGGAATCTTATTTGCTCCTGACAAAGGAAGTGAAACAATGAAAAAACTTGCAGCTAAAGGAGATGACCTTGCAGAGAATATCAAAGAACAGTTAGGTGATATACTTGAAGATGTAAAAAAAGAAGTAAAATCATTAAAAGAAAAAGCAAATGGGTTTGTGGAGAATGGGGTAGCAAAGGTTGAAAAGTTTAAAGGGAACTAA
- a CDS encoding lmo0937 family membrane protein — translation MSNILYIIAVVLVILWAIGFVGYSAGGLIHMLLVIALIAVIFRIIQGRRII, via the coding sequence ATGAGTAATATTCTTTATATCATAGCAGTAGTATTAGTTATCCTTTGGGCAATAGGCTTTGTAGGTTACAGTGCCGGAGGACTAATACACATGCTATTAGTAATTGCATTAATTGCAGTTATATTTCGAATTATTCAAGGGAGAAGGATTATATAA